The following coding sequences lie in one Pseudomonas sp. B33.4 genomic window:
- a CDS encoding FAD-binding and (Fe-S)-binding domain-containing protein, which yields MIAQLSPAKALTSDYQQFLKALKTSGFRGEISADYASRVVLSTDNSIYQRLPQAAVFPLDADDVARVARLIAEPAYQQVVITPRGGGTGTNGQSLTDGIVVDLSRHMNRILEINVEQRWVRVQAGVVKDQLNAALKSAGLFFAPELSTSNRATVGGMINTDASGQGSCTYGKTRDHVLGLDMILRGGERLHAQPLEENALEALCAREDRVGEVHRCARQIIDEQGELIKARFPDLNRCLTGYDLAHLREADNRFNLNSVLCGAEGSLGFVVEARLNVLPIPKHTMLVNIRYAGFMDALRDARALMALKPLSIETVDSKVLLLAMQDIVWHGVAEYFPESAERPTLGINLVEFCGDDPEDLQRRVEAFVEHLSRDQTVERLGHTLAVGHAAVNKVYGMRKRAVGLLGNVAGEARPQPFVEDTAVPPQHLAEYIAELRDLLDSHGLQYGMFGHVDAGVLHVRPILDMKDPQQAALVRPVSDGVAALTQRYGGLLWGEHGKGLRSEYSPAFFGELYPALQALKAAFDPFNQFNPGKIATPANTDAALLKIDEVTLRGELDRQIDEKVWQSYGAAMHCNGNGACYNFDPNDAMCPSWKATRERAQSPKGRASLIREWLRLQGEAGVDVLSDVIRQPAFFSSLWQRWRNSRSASADFSHEVYDAMAGCLACKSCAGQCPVKVNVPEFRSRFLELYHSRYLRPARDYLIASLEYSIPYMARIPALYNGLMGASWVRGLLERFGGMIDVPLLSRFDFHTAMRRWQVQPAMVSTLSALTPAQRERSVVIVQDAFTRYFEAPLLADLVELISRLGYQVYLAPFSANGKPLHVQGFLSAFNRAALRNARQLRELAEVGVPLLGLDPAMTLVYRQEYLKVPGMQDCPEVALVQEWLLKVMPQQAPQDATKSFRLLAHCTEKTNAPAATRQWEQVFERAGLKLATQATGCCGMSGTYGHEARNRQTSAVIYEQSWARQVDAPAEQGEALATGYSCRSQVKRQSDQALRHPLQVLLEVQHR from the coding sequence ATGATTGCCCAGCTGTCCCCCGCCAAAGCCCTGACCAGCGATTACCAGCAGTTCCTCAAAGCCCTGAAGACCAGCGGCTTTCGCGGTGAAATCAGCGCCGATTACGCCAGCCGCGTGGTGCTGTCGACGGACAACTCGATCTATCAGCGTCTGCCGCAAGCGGCGGTATTTCCGCTGGATGCCGATGATGTGGCGCGGGTGGCGCGACTGATCGCCGAGCCGGCGTACCAGCAAGTGGTGATTACTCCGCGCGGCGGTGGCACCGGCACCAACGGCCAATCGCTGACGGACGGCATCGTCGTCGATCTGTCGCGGCACATGAACCGCATCCTCGAAATCAACGTGGAGCAGCGTTGGGTGCGCGTGCAGGCCGGGGTGGTCAAGGATCAGCTCAACGCCGCGCTGAAATCTGCCGGGCTGTTTTTCGCCCCGGAACTGTCGACCTCCAACCGCGCGACCGTCGGCGGCATGATCAACACCGATGCCAGCGGCCAGGGCAGTTGTACCTACGGCAAGACCCGCGACCACGTGCTCGGACTCGACATGATCCTGCGCGGCGGCGAACGTCTGCACGCTCAGCCCCTGGAAGAAAACGCGCTTGAAGCACTGTGCGCCCGCGAAGATCGTGTCGGTGAAGTCCATCGTTGCGCGCGGCAGATCATTGATGAGCAGGGCGAGCTGATCAAGGCGCGTTTTCCCGATCTCAACCGTTGCCTGACCGGTTACGACCTGGCGCATCTGCGTGAGGCGGACAACCGTTTCAACCTCAACAGTGTGTTGTGCGGTGCCGAGGGTTCGCTGGGGTTTGTCGTCGAGGCGCGGCTGAATGTGCTGCCGATCCCCAAACACACGATGCTGGTGAACATCCGCTACGCCGGGTTCATGGACGCGTTGCGCGATGCGCGGGCCTTGATGGCGCTCAAGCCATTGTCGATCGAAACCGTCGACTCGAAAGTGCTGTTGCTGGCGATGCAGGACATCGTCTGGCACGGCGTCGCCGAGTATTTCCCGGAAAGTGCCGAGCGCCCGACGTTGGGTATCAATCTGGTCGAGTTCTGCGGCGACGATCCGGAGGATTTGCAGCGCCGGGTCGAAGCGTTCGTCGAACACCTGAGCCGCGATCAAACCGTTGAGCGCCTGGGTCATACCCTGGCGGTCGGTCACGCGGCAGTGAACAAGGTCTATGGCATGCGCAAACGTGCGGTGGGTCTGCTCGGCAACGTCGCCGGGGAAGCGCGGCCGCAGCCGTTTGTCGAAGACACCGCCGTGCCGCCGCAACACCTGGCCGAATACATCGCCGAGTTGCGCGACCTGCTCGACAGCCACGGTTTGCAGTACGGCATGTTCGGCCACGTCGACGCGGGCGTGTTGCACGTGCGGCCGATTCTCGACATGAAAGACCCGCAGCAAGCGGCATTGGTGCGTCCGGTGTCCGATGGCGTTGCCGCGCTGACTCAGCGTTATGGCGGCCTGTTGTGGGGCGAGCACGGTAAAGGTCTGCGCTCGGAATACTCACCGGCATTCTTCGGCGAGTTGTATCCGGCGCTGCAAGCGCTGAAAGCTGCATTCGACCCGTTCAACCAGTTCAACCCAGGCAAAATCGCCACGCCGGCCAACACCGACGCGGCGCTGCTGAAAATCGATGAAGTCACTTTGCGCGGCGAACTTGATCGGCAGATTGACGAAAAAGTCTGGCAAAGCTACGGCGCTGCCATGCACTGCAACGGCAACGGCGCCTGCTACAACTTCGATCCCAATGACGCCATGTGTCCGTCGTGGAAAGCCACCCGCGAGCGTGCGCAGTCGCCCAAGGGCCGCGCCTCGTTGATTCGTGAGTGGCTGCGTTTGCAGGGCGAGGCGGGCGTTGATGTATTGTCCGATGTGATTCGCCAACCGGCATTTTTCAGCTCGTTGTGGCAACGCTGGCGTAACAGTCGCTCGGCTTCTGCGGACTTTTCCCATGAAGTCTACGACGCCATGGCCGGTTGCCTGGCGTGCAAGTCCTGCGCAGGGCAGTGCCCGGTGAAGGTCAATGTGCCGGAATTTCGTTCGCGCTTTCTCGAGCTGTATCACAGCCGTTATCTGCGTCCGGCGCGGGATTATCTGATTGCCTCGCTGGAGTACAGCATTCCGTACATGGCGCGAATTCCGGCGCTGTACAACGGTTTGATGGGCGCTTCCTGGGTGCGGGGCCTGCTGGAAAGGTTCGGCGGCATGATCGACGTGCCGTTGCTCAGCCGCTTCGATTTTCACACTGCGATGCGTCGCTGGCAGGTGCAACCAGCTATGGTTTCGACGTTGTCGGCGCTGACCCCGGCGCAACGCGAGCGCAGTGTGGTCATCGTGCAGGACGCCTTCACGCGTTACTTCGAAGCGCCGTTGCTGGCGGATCTGGTCGAACTGATTTCACGGCTTGGCTATCAGGTGTATCTGGCGCCGTTCAGCGCCAACGGCAAGCCATTGCATGTGCAGGGCTTCCTCTCGGCATTCAACCGCGCGGCGTTGCGCAACGCTCGGCAACTGCGTGAATTGGCAGAGGTTGGCGTGCCGTTGTTGGGTCTCGATCCGGCGATGACCTTGGTGTATCGCCAGGAATACCTGAAAGTCCCCGGTATGCAGGATTGCCCGGAAGTGGCGCTGGTGCAGGAGTGGTTACTCAAGGTCATGCCGCAGCAGGCGCCGCAGGATGCAACCAAGTCGTTCCGGTTGCTCGCGCACTGCACCGAAAAAACCAACGCCCCGGCCGCAACCCGGCAGTGGGAGCAAGTGTTCGAACGTGCGGGTTTGAAGTTGGCCACACAAGCCACTGGCTGCTGCGGCATGTCCGGCACTTACGGCCATGAAGCGCGCAATCGCCAGACTTCGGCGGTGATCTACGAGCAGTCGTGGGCACGTCAGGTCGATGCGCCGGCAGAGCAGGGTGAAGCCTTGGCGACCGGTTATTCCTGTCGCAGTCAGGTCAAACGCCAGTCGGATCAGGCACTGCGTCATCCGTTGCAGGTGCTGCTTGAGGTTCAACATCGCTGA
- a CDS encoding aldehyde dehydrogenase (NADP(+)) has translation MSLTGHLLIGAADVAATEGTMKALNPATDQRIEPDFAFGGAAQVDQAATLADAAFDHYSHTSLAERAAFLESIADNLDEVRSELAARAALETGLPEAQLEGEALRAATQFRQFAEVVRRGRFLQLAIDPTQPQRQPRPRMDHRLQKIAIGPVAIFGASNFPISYSVAGGDTASALAAGAPVILKAHNAHPGASEIQARAIRKAAQAHGLPEGVFSMVRGGGNAIGEALVDHPLIKAVTFTGSEQGGMALYRRAQLRPEPIPVFTEMTSVNPTFILPEALAARGAEIGDGFIERMLVNVGQACLCPSILIAIRGAGFEELRSAMRKRVSEAPARTMLTPGIHGAYVEGLMAMEGAGAQVIAAGTLADATFAGRAALLEIEGQHLLSEPALAHEVFGPSALLVAVSDAEELLTVARSFRGQLSAAIHLEDADLELARRLLPILERRTGRIVVNAFAHPQEVTYATVHGGPFPATSDSRFTSVGMTSIERFLRPVAYQGFPDELLPEVLREGNPLNLPHSVDGQ, from the coding sequence ATGAGTCTGACCGGCCATTTGCTGATCGGCGCGGCGGATGTTGCCGCCACCGAAGGCACGATGAAAGCGCTGAACCCGGCCACCGATCAACGGATAGAACCGGACTTCGCTTTCGGCGGTGCGGCCCAGGTTGATCAGGCTGCAACACTCGCCGATGCCGCGTTCGACCACTACAGCCACACCTCGCTGGCCGAGCGTGCCGCGTTTCTCGAGAGCATCGCTGACAACCTCGATGAGGTTCGTAGCGAACTGGCGGCACGCGCGGCCCTGGAAACCGGACTGCCCGAAGCACAGCTTGAGGGCGAAGCTTTGCGAGCCGCGACACAGTTCCGCCAATTCGCCGAGGTGGTGCGCCGGGGCCGCTTTCTGCAATTGGCCATCGACCCGACGCAACCCCAGCGTCAGCCGCGCCCACGAATGGATCATCGCCTGCAAAAAATCGCCATCGGCCCGGTGGCGATTTTCGGCGCGAGCAACTTCCCGATTTCCTACTCAGTGGCGGGTGGCGATACCGCTTCGGCACTGGCGGCCGGGGCACCGGTGATTCTCAAGGCACACAACGCGCATCCCGGCGCTTCGGAAATCCAGGCGCGGGCCATTCGTAAAGCCGCGCAGGCGCATGGCTTGCCCGAAGGTGTTTTCTCGATGGTGCGCGGTGGCGGCAATGCCATTGGCGAAGCGCTGGTCGATCATCCGCTGATCAAAGCCGTGACGTTTACCGGATCTGAACAGGGCGGCATGGCGCTCTATCGTCGCGCACAATTGCGCCCCGAGCCAATCCCGGTGTTCACCGAAATGACCAGCGTCAATCCGACCTTCATCCTGCCCGAGGCGCTGGCGGCTCGCGGCGCCGAGATCGGGGACGGCTTTATCGAACGGATGCTGGTCAACGTCGGTCAGGCCTGTTTGTGTCCGTCGATCCTGATTGCCATTCGTGGTGCCGGGTTCGAAGAGCTGCGCAGCGCCATGCGCAAACGGGTCAGCGAAGCACCGGCGCGGACGATGCTGACGCCGGGCATTCATGGCGCCTACGTCGAGGGTCTGATGGCAATGGAAGGTGCCGGCGCGCAGGTGATCGCGGCAGGCACGCTGGCCGATGCCACATTCGCCGGGCGTGCGGCCTTGCTGGAAATCGAGGGGCAGCATTTGCTCAGCGAACCGGCACTGGCCCACGAAGTGTTCGGCCCGTCGGCGCTGCTGGTGGCGGTCAGTGATGCCGAGGAACTGCTGACAGTCGCCCGCTCGTTCAGGGGACAGCTCAGCGCTGCCATTCACCTTGAAGATGCGGACCTGGAACTCGCGCGGCGCCTGCTGCCGATCCTCGAACGCCGCACCGGACGCATCGTCGTCAACGCTTTCGCGCATCCACAGGAAGTGACGTACGCCACGGTGCACGGCGGGCCGTTTCCGGCGACGTCGGACAGCCGCTTTACCTCGGTCGGCATGACCTCGATCGAACGCTTCTTGCGTCCCGTGGCGTATCAAGGGTTTCCCGATGAGTTGCTGCCAGAGGTGTTGCGCGAAGGCAATCCGCTGAATCTGCCGCACAGCGTCGACGGGCAATAA
- a CDS encoding aldehyde dehydrogenase family protein, with translation MSQISSQTHAISINPATGEQIGHYAFESAAALDAALTRAAYGFGKWKRKPLQDRSRLLTALASALRETSEAMATMITQEMGKPIAQARGEIEKCAKLCEWYAEHGPAMLDAEPTQVEGGKARIEYRPLGPILAVMPWNFPIWQVLRGAVPALIAGNTYVLKHAPNVMGSAYLLRDAFTRAGFADGVFEVINVTPEGVSTAIADPRIAAVTLTGSVRAGMAIGAQAGAALKKCVLELGGSDPFIVLNDADLDEAVQAAVIGRYQNSGQVCAAAKRLIIEEGVVEEFTRKFVEATRKLKVGDPLSAETYIGPMARFDLRDELDQQVRATLEEGATLLLGGGKSEGPGNYYEPTVLADVTDRMTSFKQELFGPVASIITARDCAHAVALANDSEFGLTATIYTANVALAQQLTSELDTGGVFINGYSASDPRVTFGGVKKSGFGRELSHFGVREFCNAQTVWLDRK, from the coding sequence ATGAGCCAGATTTCCAGCCAGACCCACGCCATCTCGATCAACCCCGCCACTGGCGAGCAGATCGGTCATTACGCGTTTGAATCCGCCGCCGCTCTCGACGCCGCACTGACCCGTGCCGCCTACGGCTTCGGCAAATGGAAGCGCAAGCCGTTGCAGGATCGCTCGCGCTTGTTGACCGCCCTCGCCAGTGCGCTGCGTGAAACCAGCGAGGCCATGGCCACCATGATCACTCAGGAAATGGGCAAGCCCATCGCCCAGGCCCGTGGCGAAATCGAAAAATGCGCCAAGCTCTGCGAGTGGTACGCCGAACATGGCCCGGCGATGCTCGACGCTGAGCCAACGCAGGTTGAAGGTGGCAAGGCGCGCATCGAGTACCGCCCGCTCGGCCCGATTCTCGCGGTCATGCCGTGGAACTTCCCGATCTGGCAAGTACTGCGCGGTGCCGTTCCGGCGCTGATCGCCGGCAACACTTACGTGCTCAAACATGCGCCGAACGTGATGGGCAGCGCCTATCTGTTGCGCGACGCCTTTACCCGCGCCGGTTTCGCCGATGGCGTTTTTGAAGTGATCAACGTCACGCCTGAAGGTGTGTCCACCGCGATTGCCGACCCGCGCATTGCCGCCGTGACCCTCACCGGCAGCGTCCGTGCAGGTATGGCCATCGGTGCTCAGGCGGGTGCCGCGTTGAAGAAATGCGTGCTGGAACTGGGCGGTTCCGATCCGTTTATCGTGCTCAACGACGCCGATCTGGACGAAGCTGTGCAAGCGGCGGTCATTGGTCGCTATCAGAACTCCGGTCAGGTCTGCGCAGCAGCCAAACGGCTGATCATCGAAGAAGGCGTGGTTGAAGAATTCACCCGCAAGTTCGTCGAAGCCACGCGCAAGTTGAAGGTCGGTGATCCGCTGTCCGCCGAGACCTACATCGGTCCGATGGCACGTTTCGACCTGCGCGATGAACTCGACCAGCAAGTGCGCGCCACTCTTGAAGAAGGCGCCACCCTGCTGCTCGGCGGCGGCAAGTCCGAAGGCCCGGGCAACTACTACGAGCCGACCGTGCTGGCCGACGTCACCGACCGCATGACCTCGTTCAAACAGGAGTTGTTCGGCCCGGTCGCTTCGATCATCACCGCCCGCGATTGCGCGCATGCCGTGGCCTTGGCCAACGACAGCGAGTTCGGCCTGACCGCGACGATCTACACCGCCAACGTGGCACTGGCCCAGCAACTGACCAGTGAACTGGACACTGGCGGCGTGTTCATCAACGGCTACTCGGCCAGTGATCCGCGTGTGACCTTTGGCGGCGTGAAGAAAAGCGGTTTCGGTCGTGAACTGTCGCACTTCGGCGTGCGCGAGTTCTGCAATGCGCAGACCGTTTGGCTGGATCGCAAGTAA
- a CDS encoding DUF1624 domain-containing protein yields the protein MTIVLPRSAPLTTGRLLSIDALRGLVILFMLLDHVRETFLLHRQVSDPMDIASTEPTLFFSRTLAHLCAPVFVLLTGLSAWLFGEKYAGKADVSAFLFKRGLFLVLLEFTLVNFAWTFQLPPNVIYLQVIWAIGLSMIALSLLVWLPRGLLLTLSLVIIAGHNLLDGLHFPVESALHVPWAILHDRGWIEVSDNLRLRTSYPLLPWIGVIGLGYAIGPWFARGVDAGVRQRRLLIAGGAGLLGFVALRLINGYGEKPWAVGDTSVQTLMGFFNITKYPPSLLFIALTVSAGLLLLLVFERLQDRRWIRVLTVFGSAPMFFYLLHLYALKVLYLIGVALFGLNQGSYFGFSSVAAIWLAAIILAIGLFPAVRWFSALKARRRDIAWLKYL from the coding sequence ATGACGATTGTGCTTCCTCGTTCTGCCCCTTTGACCACCGGCCGGCTGCTGTCCATTGATGCCCTCAGAGGCCTGGTCATTCTGTTCATGCTGCTGGATCACGTGCGTGAAACCTTTTTGTTGCACCGGCAGGTCAGCGACCCGATGGACATCGCCAGTACGGAACCGACGCTGTTCTTCAGTCGCACCCTGGCGCATTTGTGTGCGCCGGTGTTTGTGTTGCTGACCGGATTGTCGGCGTGGTTGTTTGGCGAGAAGTACGCAGGCAAGGCCGACGTCAGTGCGTTTCTGTTCAAGCGTGGGCTGTTTCTGGTGCTGCTGGAATTCACCCTGGTCAACTTCGCCTGGACCTTCCAGCTGCCGCCGAACGTGATTTATCTGCAAGTGATCTGGGCGATCGGCTTGAGCATGATCGCGTTGTCGCTGCTGGTCTGGCTGCCGCGCGGATTATTGCTGACCTTGAGCCTGGTGATCATTGCCGGGCATAACCTGCTCGACGGCCTGCATTTCCCGGTGGAGTCAGCGCTGCATGTGCCGTGGGCGATTCTGCACGATCGCGGCTGGATCGAGGTCAGCGACAATTTGCGCCTGCGCACGTCCTATCCGTTGTTGCCGTGGATCGGCGTGATTGGCTTGGGTTATGCGATTGGACCGTGGTTCGCTCGCGGCGTTGACGCCGGTGTGCGTCAACGGCGCCTGCTGATCGCGGGTGGCGCAGGGCTGCTCGGCTTTGTCGCGCTGCGGCTGATCAATGGCTATGGCGAAAAACCATGGGCCGTGGGCGACACGTCGGTGCAAACCCTGATGGGTTTTTTCAACATCACCAAGTACCCGCCGTCGCTGCTGTTTATCGCGCTGACCGTCAGCGCCGGGCTGTTGTTGCTGTTGGTGTTCGAGCGTTTACAGGATCGTCGCTGGATTCGCGTTTTGACCGTGTTCGGTTCGGCGCCGATGTTTTTCTATCTGCTGCACCTGTACGCGTTGAAGGTGTTGTACCTGATCGGCGTGGCCCTGTTCGGGCTGAACCAGGGCAGCTATTTCGGTTTCTCTTCCGTGGCGGCGATCTGGCTGGCGGCGATCATTCTGGCGATCGGGCTGTTCCCGGCCGTGCGCTGGTTCTCGGCGTTGAAGGCCCGTCGCCGTGACATCGCCTGGCTGAAGTATTTGTAA
- a CDS encoding paraquat-inducible protein A, with protein sequence MKRPPTASELNLCLCHSCGLACDMSDEPHECPRCDAPLHRRKTNSLTRTWAYMFAALAFYVPANLLPVMNTVMLGNGADSTIMSGVLEFWEHGAWDIALIIFIASIAVPGIKFVALSLLLITVKRDSAWARKERSKLYRFVELIGYWSMLDVLVVALVAALVKFQALGDIEPRPGILFFGLVVVFTMLAAMSFDPRLIWDQDTGDDLSDVEPQAAPATDDAVPDPTGV encoded by the coding sequence ATGAAGCGACCACCGACCGCCAGCGAGCTCAATCTGTGTCTGTGCCACAGCTGTGGGCTGGCCTGCGACATGAGCGACGAGCCGCACGAGTGCCCGCGTTGCGACGCCCCGCTGCATCGGCGCAAGACCAATTCGCTGACGCGCACCTGGGCTTACATGTTCGCCGCCCTGGCGTTTTACGTGCCGGCCAATCTGCTGCCGGTGATGAATACGGTGATGCTCGGCAATGGCGCCGACAGCACGATCATGAGCGGCGTGCTGGAGTTCTGGGAGCACGGCGCGTGGGACATCGCCCTGATCATTTTCATCGCCAGTATCGCGGTGCCGGGAATCAAGTTCGTCGCCCTGTCGCTGCTGTTGATTACGGTAAAACGCGACAGCGCCTGGGCACGCAAGGAGCGCTCGAAGCTGTACCGTTTCGTCGAGCTGATCGGCTATTGGTCGATGCTCGACGTGTTGGTGGTGGCGCTGGTCGCAGCATTGGTGAAGTTTCAGGCGCTGGGCGATATCGAGCCGCGACCGGGCATTCTGTTTTTCGGCCTGGTCGTGGTGTTCACCATGCTCGCGGCGATGAGTTTCGACCCGCGCCTGATCTGGGACCAGGACACGGGCGACGACCTCAGCGATGTTGAACCTCAAGCAGCACCTGCAACGGATGACGCAGTGCCTGATCCGACTGGCGTTTGA
- a CDS encoding isochorismatase family cysteine hydrolase, translating into MSNTPYPLDRTAYLLVDPYNDFLSDGGKIFPLIKPMAEQNGLLDNLRKLDRTVRDLKIPVVIVPHHRWEKGDYETWDHPTPTQCKIMHMHHFARGEWGGEWHPDFAPKQGDIVVQEHWGSSGFANTDLDFRLKQQGVTHVIIVGLLANTCIEATARYASELGYHVTLVRDATAAFQAEMMHAAYELNGPTFAHVIASTDELIANLQSQGEAK; encoded by the coding sequence CCTACCCGCTGGACAGAACCGCCTATCTGCTGGTCGATCCGTACAACGATTTTCTATCGGACGGCGGCAAGATTTTCCCGCTGATCAAACCGATGGCTGAACAGAATGGCCTGCTCGATAACCTGCGCAAACTCGACCGCACGGTGCGCGATCTGAAGATTCCGGTGGTCATCGTACCCCATCACCGCTGGGAAAAAGGCGACTACGAAACCTGGGATCACCCGACCCCGACCCAATGCAAAATCATGCACATGCATCATTTTGCCCGTGGCGAATGGGGCGGTGAATGGCACCCGGATTTTGCGCCGAAGCAAGGCGATATCGTGGTTCAGGAACACTGGGGCTCCAGTGGTTTCGCCAACACTGATCTGGATTTTCGCCTGAAACAACAAGGCGTCACCCATGTGATCATCGTCGGCCTGCTGGCCAACACCTGCATCGAAGCCACGGCGCGCTATGCCTCGGAACTTGGCTACCACGTCACCCTGGTCCGCGATGCGACAGCAGCCTTCCAAGCAGAAATGATGCACGCCGCCTACGAACTCAACGGCCCGACATTCGCTCACGTCATTGCCAGCACTGACGAACTAATTGCCAACCTCCAATCCCAGGGTGAAGCGAAATGA
- the ptrR gene encoding putrescine utilization regulator PtrR — translation MDLVQLEIFKAVAEHGSISAAAAQIHRVPSNLTTRIKQLEQDLGVDLFIREKSRLRLSPAGWSFLEYARRILDLVQEARATVAGEEPQGAFPLGSLESTAAVRIPELLAAYNQLHPKVDLDLSTGPSGTMIDGVLSGRLAAAFVDGPVLHPTLEGVPAFEEEMVIIAPINHAPVKRAADVNGENIYAFRSNCSYRHHFEKWFSTDAAVPGKIFEMESYHGMLACVSAGAGLALMPRKMLQSMPGSATVSVWPLTADFRYLTTWLVWRRGTVSRSLSMFVRLLEERGVVRADA, via the coding sequence GTGGATCTGGTGCAGCTGGAAATCTTCAAAGCCGTTGCCGAACACGGCAGCATCAGCGCCGCCGCCGCGCAGATCCATCGCGTGCCGTCGAACCTGACCACGCGGATCAAGCAGCTTGAGCAGGATCTGGGTGTTGATCTGTTTATCCGCGAGAAAAGCCGTTTGCGTTTGTCGCCAGCCGGGTGGAGTTTTCTTGAATACGCGCGACGGATTCTCGACCTGGTACAGGAGGCTCGGGCCACGGTGGCGGGGGAGGAACCGCAGGGCGCGTTTCCATTGGGTTCACTGGAAAGCACAGCGGCGGTGCGCATTCCCGAATTACTTGCGGCGTACAACCAACTGCACCCGAAAGTCGACCTCGACCTGTCCACTGGGCCGTCCGGCACGATGATCGATGGCGTGCTGTCCGGACGACTCGCGGCGGCATTTGTCGATGGCCCGGTGCTGCATCCGACGCTGGAAGGCGTGCCGGCGTTCGAGGAAGAAATGGTCATCATCGCCCCGATCAACCACGCGCCCGTCAAGCGCGCGGCGGACGTAAACGGCGAGAACATTTATGCCTTCCGCTCCAACTGCTCCTACCGTCATCACTTCGAAAAATGGTTCAGCACCGACGCTGCTGTGCCAGGCAAGATCTTCGAAATGGAGTCATACCACGGCATGCTCGCCTGCGTCAGCGCCGGTGCCGGCCTGGCGCTGATGCCGCGCAAAATGCTGCAGAGCATGCCGGGCAGCGCCACCGTGAGTGTCTGGCCGCTGACGGCGGATTTTCGCTATCTGACCACTTGGCTGGTGTGGCGACGGGGCACGGTGTCGCGCAGCCTGAGCATGTTTGTGCGTTTGCTGGAAGAGCGCGGGGTGGTGCGCGCAGATGCATGA
- a CDS encoding paraquat-inducible protein A: MVNTEHLIICEHCDCVYEKVVLAKHQKTSCVRCGGVLQRFNGLTVEQRLALTFTAAVLWLFANFYPVMSISMKGLKNSATLWDSVLALSQGPITFIAMVAAIAIIIAPAFQLVLLVWVLSFALSSRRAPGFKVCMRWLETLRPWSMLEVCLLGAMVAVFKLAGLLDVLPGIGLFALAALSLMMIRIAGRDIRDLWDIL; encoded by the coding sequence ATGGTCAACACCGAACACCTGATTATTTGCGAGCACTGCGACTGTGTGTACGAAAAAGTCGTGCTGGCCAAACACCAGAAAACCTCGTGCGTGCGTTGCGGCGGCGTACTGCAGCGCTTCAACGGTCTGACCGTTGAACAGCGTCTGGCCCTGACGTTCACGGCGGCGGTGCTGTGGCTTTTCGCCAATTTCTACCCGGTGATGAGCATCAGCATGAAGGGTCTGAAAAACAGCGCGACGCTGTGGGATTCGGTACTGGCGCTGAGTCAGGGGCCGATTACCTTTATCGCCATGGTTGCAGCCATTGCAATCATCATTGCCCCGGCATTCCAACTGGTGCTACTGGTCTGGGTACTGAGTTTCGCCCTGTCATCGCGACGCGCGCCGGGTTTCAAGGTGTGCATGCGCTGGCTGGAAACCCTGCGCCCATGGAGCATGCTCGAAGTATGTTTGCTTGGCGCTATGGTGGCGGTGTTCAAACTCGCCGGACTGCTCGATGTGTTGCCCGGCATCGGCCTGTTTGCGCTGGCAGCACTGAGTTTGATGATGATCAGGATTGCCGGCCGCGACATCCGCGACCTCTGGGACATTCTATGA